TTCATTGGTGCAAGGCCTCCAAAAACATTTTTATCTATTTTAAAAGAAGTAAATTCAAAATATAAAGGAAAAAAATGAATACTACACTAAAAAAAATTTATAATGTCTTTTTTTCGCTTGAAGTTGCAGTTATATTATCTTTGATTTTTATGGCAGGTCAAATATATGCAACTCTTGGGTTTAATACTTTACAAGAAGCATGGGGTGGAGTTTATGAGACTAAGTGGTTTGAAGCTATTATGTGGCTTCTTGGAATAAATTTAATTGGCGTTATGTTTAAATATAAAACTTATAAAAAAACACCAATCTTTATTTTGCATTTATCTATTATCGTGATTTTAATAGGGGCGGCCATAACAAGATATTTTGGATATGAAGGTACTCTTCATTTAAGAAATGGTGAAACTAAAAATTACATTATGGTAGAGCGCTCAAAAGCAAATCCTGCTGATGTATATAAAAAAGATTTAGGATTTAGTATAAAACTTGATAAATTTGTTTTAAAACATTACCCTGGAAGTATGCAGCCAAGTAGTTATGAGAGTTTTATAGAAGTAATTGATAAAAATAAAAGTTTTAAATATCATATCTATATGAACCATATTTTAGTTTATAAAGGATATAGGTTTTATCAGGCAAGTTATGATATGGATGGTAAAGGCAGTATATTATCTGTAAATCATGACCCAGGTATGTGGGTTGCTTATTTTGGATATATTTTAATGGCTATTGGATTTTTATGGAGTATGATATATAAAAAGTCAAGGTTTATGATGACAGTTAGAAAATTAAAACAGAGTGGACTTTTTGCATTTTTATTATTTATTCTTTTTAGTGGAGTTAATGTAAGGGCATTTGACTTAGGTGAGTTTGCAAAAAAAAGCAAAGCAGTTAGTGATGAATGGGCTAAAGTATTAGTCCAACAACGTGGTAGAATTGAGCCAATGGATACATTAGATTTAGATATAGTTCATAAATTAACACTAAAATCAAAACTTTATGGGCTTAACTATAATCAAATAGTAGCTGGAATGGTTGCATATCCAGAAGAGTTTCAAAAACTTCCTTTGATTTATGTAGGTCATCCTGCTATTAGAAAGCTTCTTGGAATTGAAGGAAAGTATGCTCCATATAATGCGTTTTTTATGCCAAATGGAGATTTTAAATTTACAAAAGAAATTGATAAAGCATTTAAGATTCCTGATAAAGATAGAACAGTTTTAGATAGAGAGTGGATAAAACTAAATGAGAGAGTATATATCGCATTTGAAGTATATACAGCAAAAATTTTTAAAATTTTTCCAACTCCTAATTCAAAAATGATGAATTACAGATGGTTTAGTATAGCTGATTTACAAAATGCGGTAAAAAGCGGGATGATGAATCCTATTGATGCTCAATTTTATTTTAATTTATTTAAAAATTTAGCAGATGGTATTAAAACATATAATGTCGAATTAGAGAAAAAAACAAGAGAAAAAATATATGAACTTCAAAAAACATATTCTGGTGAAATTTTGCCAAGTGAAAGTAGAATTAAATGGGAGATTTTTTATAACAGAGCTCAAATTTTTCCAATGTTAATTGGTATTTATTCAACTCTTGGCTTAATAGCTATGTTTTTAGGATTTTTTGAGATTATTAGACAAAAAAGATTTAAAAAAATTGAAACTTTAATAGTTGGACTTGGATGGTTAGCGTTAATTTTACATACAGCTAATATGCTTCTTAGATGGTATATCTCAGGTCATGCTCCTTGGTCAGATGCTTACGAATCAATTATATTTATTGCTTGGGGTAGTGCATTTGCATCAGTATTCTTTTTTAGAAAATCAATGCTTGCACTTGGGGCTGGTCTTTTTGTAGCAGGTATGTTTATGATGGTAGCACATCTTAATAATATTAATCCTCAAATTACAAATTTAGTACCAGTTCTTAAAAGTTATTGGTTATTAATTCATGTTGCTGTAATTACTTCAAGTTATGGATTCTTAGCAGTTGGTGGAATGCTTGGATTTTTAAACCTTATTTTATTTGCAATGAATAAAAAATATAATCTTGAAAATCAAATTAAACAACTTAATAATGTAATATATCTTGCTTTATACATTGGTCTTGCATTACTTAGTGTTGGAACATTTCTTGGTGGAGTTTGGGCAAATGAGAGTTGGGGTAGATATTGGTCTTGGGACCCAAAAGAGACTTGGAGTTTAATTAGTATGATAGTTTATGCAATTACAATTCATGGAAAAATGATTCCAAAACTAAGAGGTGAATTTATATTCTCACTTCTTTCATTTTTAGCATTTTTCTATATTTTATTTACATATTTTGGGGTAAATTTCTATATTGCACAAGGTCTTCATAGTTATGGTCAAGGTGTAGCTGATGGTTATGGTTGGGTAAATATTTTATTTGCTGGAATGGGTGCATGGTTTGTAGTAGTTTTAGTTTCAATATTTATGGCAATTTCAAGTAAAATATCAAAACCTGTTGTAATTAAAGAAGAAAATAAAAATAATGATTATCATCCACAAGGGGAAAATAATGGTATGTGATTTATGCGGAAGTGATAAAAATGTTGAAGCTTATAGAGTTGAGCCAAAAGATGAGTATATTAATTTATGTGAATTATGTAGAAATCAAATTGAGAGTGGAAATTTAGATGAAAACCACTTTCAATGTTTAAATGATTCAATGTGGAGTGAAAAGAGTGCAGTAAAAGTTTTAACTTATAGACTTCTTAAAAAATTAGGTAGAGGTGATTTAATAGATATGATGTATCTTGAAAATGATGAATTAGCTTGGGCAGAAGATGAAAAAGAAGAAAAGTTTGATAGTGTAGGAAATAAGCTTAAAGATGGTGATAATGTAATGGTAATTAAAGATTTAAATGTAAAAGGTGGTAACACAATAAAAAGAGGAGAGATATTTAAAAATATTAGGCTTGGAGATACACCTGGGCATATTTTATGCAAAAATATTTATATAAAAACGGAGTTTGTAAAAAAGGTGTAAGATGTATTTTATTTTAAGTTTTAATTATAGAAATTCAGATGTAACACTTAGAAGTAAATTAGCAAATCTTAAATTAGAAGATTTTGCAGATTTTAAAGAAGTTATGCTTTTATCTACTTGTAATAGAATAGAAATTATTTTTGATAAAAAATGGGATTTGAATGAACTTTATGATAAAGTTTTTTATAAAGTTATTACTCCTGAGGAGATGATAAAAGCAGAGATTTATGAAGAAGACGAGGCAATTGAACATATTTTTAAAGTTGCTGCATCATTAGATTCTATGGTTGTTGGTGAAACTCAAATTACAGGTCAATTAAAAGAAGCTTTTTATGAAGCCTATGAAAAACATTTTATAGGAAAAGATTTAACAAGACTTATTCATTTTTCTTTTAAATGTGCAAAAAAAATTAGAAATCAAACAAATATTTCTTCTGAGCCTGTTAGTATTGCAAGTATTGCAGTTAAAAAAGCAAAAGAAGAGCTTAATGATTTAAGTGGGTATAGTGCAATAGTAGTAGGAGTTGGGGATACTGCAAGAATTGTTTGTAAAAATTTAATCAAAGAGGGTGTAAATATAATTTTAGTTAATAGAACAGTTGAGAATGCTTTTTCTTTAAAAGAAGAACTTGGAGATGAAGTAAATATTGATGTCCATTCATTAGATTCACTTCCAAAATTAATTAATAATTATCGTTTATTATTTACTGCAACTGCTTCAAATGAGCCAATTATAAAAAAAGAGTTTATAAAAGAGACAAAATTTAAAAGATTATGGTTTGATTTAGCTATCCCAAATGATATTGAGGATATAAGTTGTATAAATATAAAAATCATAAAAGTAGATGATTTAAAAGAGATAAGTGAAAAAAATTTAAAAAAAAGAGAAAATGAATTAAAAAATGCAAATCGTATTATAAAAAAATGTGTAGAAGAGTATAAAAAATATTTAAATTCTGTATCAGTAGAACCTACTATAAAATTTCTTCAAGATAAAGCGCATGAATGTGCAAAAAGAGCTTTAAAAAATGCTGTAAAAAAACATTATATTCCAGCTGAGCTTGAAGAAGAAGTCGAAAAAGTTTTACATAATGCCTTTAAAAGATTTTTACATCATCCA
This Caminibacter mediatlanticus TB-2 DNA region includes the following protein-coding sequences:
- the ccsA gene encoding cytochrome c biogenesis protein CcsA, yielding MNTTLKKIYNVFFSLEVAVILSLIFMAGQIYATLGFNTLQEAWGGVYETKWFEAIMWLLGINLIGVMFKYKTYKKTPIFILHLSIIVILIGAAITRYFGYEGTLHLRNGETKNYIMVERSKANPADVYKKDLGFSIKLDKFVLKHYPGSMQPSSYESFIEVIDKNKSFKYHIYMNHILVYKGYRFYQASYDMDGKGSILSVNHDPGMWVAYFGYILMAIGFLWSMIYKKSRFMMTVRKLKQSGLFAFLLFILFSGVNVRAFDLGEFAKKSKAVSDEWAKVLVQQRGRIEPMDTLDLDIVHKLTLKSKLYGLNYNQIVAGMVAYPEEFQKLPLIYVGHPAIRKLLGIEGKYAPYNAFFMPNGDFKFTKEIDKAFKIPDKDRTVLDREWIKLNERVYIAFEVYTAKIFKIFPTPNSKMMNYRWFSIADLQNAVKSGMMNPIDAQFYFNLFKNLADGIKTYNVELEKKTREKIYELQKTYSGEILPSESRIKWEIFYNRAQIFPMLIGIYSTLGLIAMFLGFFEIIRQKRFKKIETLIVGLGWLALILHTANMLLRWYISGHAPWSDAYESIIFIAWGSAFASVFFFRKSMLALGAGLFVAGMFMMVAHLNNINPQITNLVPVLKSYWLLIHVAVITSSYGFLAVGGMLGFLNLILFAMNKKYNLENQIKQLNNVIYLALYIGLALLSVGTFLGGVWANESWGRYWSWDPKETWSLISMIVYAITIHGKMIPKLRGEFIFSLLSFLAFFYILFTYFGVNFYIAQGLHSYGQGVADGYGWVNILFAGMGAWFVVVLVSIFMAISSKISKPVVIKEENKNNDYHPQGENNGM
- a CDS encoding alkylphosphonate utilization protein; translation: MVCDLCGSDKNVEAYRVEPKDEYINLCELCRNQIESGNLDENHFQCLNDSMWSEKSAVKVLTYRLLKKLGRGDLIDMMYLENDELAWAEDEKEEKFDSVGNKLKDGDNVMVIKDLNVKGGNTIKRGEIFKNIRLGDTPGHILCKNIYIKTEFVKKV
- the hemA gene encoding glutamyl-tRNA reductase; amino-acid sequence: MYFILSFNYRNSDVTLRSKLANLKLEDFADFKEVMLLSTCNRIEIIFDKKWDLNELYDKVFYKVITPEEMIKAEIYEEDEAIEHIFKVAASLDSMVVGETQITGQLKEAFYEAYEKHFIGKDLTRLIHFSFKCAKKIRNQTNISSEPVSIASIAVKKAKEELNDLSGYSAIVVGVGDTARIVCKNLIKEGVNIILVNRTVENAFSLKEELGDEVNIDVHSLDSLPKLINNYRLLFTATASNEPIIKKEFIKETKFKRLWFDLAIPNDIEDISCINIKIIKVDDLKEISEKNLKKRENELKNANRIIKKCVEEYKKYLNSVSVEPTIKFLQDKAHECAKRALKNAVKKHYIPAELEEEVEKVLHNAFKRFLHHPNMTLRKMSDSPEVDLFISVIKRLFGENDLKMDMNKCEYHMEKGIFK